The Panthera tigris isolate Pti1 chromosome A1, P.tigris_Pti1_mat1.1, whole genome shotgun sequence region TACTATACTGGGTTGCCATAtgtaaacataaacacacacacacacacaagctcactaaaaatttatttcaggcgATCATATTCCATTAGTGATCTATTAACTCCATAGTTTTCCTTGGTGATCCGGGTGAAATCCAATGGAGAACAACACTTGGGTGAACAACCATACTGGACGATCAGATTTTGACCTAGTGGGACTCTTCAGTCAATCCAAGCACCCAGCTCTCCTTTGTGTGGTCATTTTAGTGGATTTCCTGATGGCTTTGTCTGGAAACATCATCCTGATCCTTCTGATATACTTTGATGCTCACCTTCATAatcccatgtacttttttatcACCCAGTTGTCTCTCATGGATGTGATGTACATTTCTGTCACTGTGCCCAAGATGCTCATGGACCAGGTCATGGGTGTGAATAAGATCTCAGCCCCCGAATGTGGGATGCAGATGTTTCTCTATTTGACACTAGGAGGTTCAGAATTTTTCCTTCTAGCAGctatggcctatgaccgctatgtggctATCTGCCATCCACTCCGTTATCCTATCCTCATGAACAATAGGGTGTGTCTCCTTCTGGTGTCTTCTTCCTGGTTTCTGGGATCTGTGGATGGATTTATGATAACCCCCATCACCATGACCTTCCCCTTCTGCAGATCTCGGGAGATCTATCATTTCTTCTGTGAAGTTCCTGCTGTAATGAAACTTTCCTGCTCAGACACTTCCCTCTATGAGACATTCATGTACCTCTGTTGTGTCATCTCACTCCTCTTCCCTGTGACAGTCATTTCAAGCTCCTATTCTTTCATCCTCTTCACCATCCACAGGATGAAGTCAGCAGAGGGGCGGAAGAAGGCCTTTGCCACTTGTTCTTCCCACATGACCGTGGTCATCCTCTTCTATGGGGCTGCTGTCTACACCTACATGCTCCCCAACACCTACCACACCCCTGAGAAGGACATGATTGTATCTGTCTTTTACACTATACTCACTCCTGTTCTAAACCCTTTAATTTATAGTCTTAGGAATAAGGATGTTACAAGGgctctaaaaaaaatgttcaatgttaAGTCTGTCTCTCAGGAAAgtataaaataggaaatatttgtactaatgttttttttttcttcactgtacaAATTAAAAGTAGGATCCAATGCCAATGTTTTCCCTTAGATTCTCATACCATGATGTGTCATTACCTGTTCATCCTTTTTGGAGGCATTGTTTCCCTATAATGGAATGCTCTTAATTTTTACACTTCTGCACTCAAATATTTGTACAATTGTATTGTATTCATGCTATATTTTTCTGTAGTTCATAGCTGCACTGTGATTCTGTGGGAAAATATGCATATTCTTTggaaatacataattaaatatttagaaacaaagatcATAATGTGTGCAACTgatgagggagaaagggagagagatgtagagagagagatgataaagCAAACGGGGTATAAAGTTAATAAGTGAATCTAGGCAAAGGGTGTATTAATTGTTTATtgtactattattaatatttatacgAATTTACTATTACCATTATCCGTActaattttctgtaaatttgaaattgtttAAGAATAAAACATAAGATATCAGacttttgtctattttaaaaagttgtctttACTGCATGTTGGTCGTGTAAATAACAAATCTTAGAAATCACG contains the following coding sequences:
- the LOC102951902 gene encoding olfactory receptor 2T29-like; the encoded protein is MENNTWVNNHTGRSDFDLVGLFSQSKHPALLCVVILVDFLMALSGNIILILLIYFDAHLHNPMYFFITQLSLMDVMYISVTVPKMLMDQVMGVNKISAPECGMQMFLYLTLGGSEFFLLAAMAYDRYVAICHPLRYPILMNNRVCLLLVSSSWFLGSVDGFMITPITMTFPFCRSREIYHFFCEVPAVMKLSCSDTSLYETFMYLCCVISLLFPVTVISSSYSFILFTIHRMKSAEGRKKAFATCSSHMTVVILFYGAAVYTYMLPNTYHTPEKDMIVSVFYTILTPVLNPLIYSLRNKDVTRALKKMFNVKSVSQESIK